A part of Ponticoccus alexandrii genomic DNA contains:
- a CDS encoding NAD-dependent succinate-semialdehyde dehydrogenase, translating into MKDSHSPDRSITTINPATEETLATYPLMSDAEMRDAVEACHAAFNVWRLTAHEDRAKVLRAIAKGLRDRKEDFAKLMTREVGKRLSDSRDEIDLCAAICDWTADEGPKVLADEERALQDGRRGIVTKAPVGVIYGIQPWNFPAYQAVRYTIANLMAGNGVLLKHASNCTGSGLMLRDILEEAGLPENLFTVMLIDHDQSDALIGHSLVRGVTMTGSAGSGSKIAAKAGEHLKKTVMELGSNDAYLVLEDADIDLAVKTCITGRLYNNGQTCVNAKRFIVADKVYDAFVKDYVRAMENVTLGDPTEADTDLGPMARKDLRDTLHQQVRESVAKGATIATGGSVPEVTGYYYPATVLTDVHPGQPAYDEELFGPVASVIRARDDADAMRIANDSRFGLGGGIFSRDEDRAIALAKTHFDTGMVFINHFNLATPEMPFGGVKDSGYGREHGGFGMLEFVNAKAIALPGLK; encoded by the coding sequence ATGAAAGACTCACACAGCCCGGACCGCAGTATCACCACCATTAATCCCGCCACCGAAGAAACGCTGGCGACCTATCCGCTGATGAGCGACGCCGAGATGCGCGACGCGGTCGAGGCCTGCCACGCAGCGTTCAACGTATGGCGCCTGACCGCGCATGAAGACCGCGCAAAGGTCCTGCGCGCCATCGCCAAGGGCCTGCGTGATCGCAAAGAGGATTTCGCCAAACTGATGACCCGCGAGGTGGGCAAGCGACTGTCGGACAGCCGCGACGAGATCGACCTGTGCGCGGCGATCTGCGACTGGACCGCTGACGAGGGTCCGAAGGTGTTGGCCGATGAAGAGCGTGCGCTTCAGGACGGTCGCCGCGGTATCGTGACCAAGGCGCCAGTGGGTGTCATATACGGCATCCAGCCATGGAATTTCCCCGCCTATCAGGCCGTGCGCTATACCATCGCCAACCTGATGGCGGGCAATGGCGTCCTGCTGAAGCACGCGTCGAACTGCACCGGCAGCGGCTTGATGCTGCGCGACATTCTTGAAGAGGCCGGGCTGCCCGAAAACCTCTTTACCGTCATGTTGATCGACCACGACCAGTCCGACGCGCTGATCGGGCACTCGCTGGTGCGCGGCGTAACCATGACCGGCAGCGCAGGGTCCGGCAGCAAGATCGCTGCCAAGGCGGGCGAACACCTCAAGAAAACGGTGATGGAACTGGGATCGAACGACGCCTACCTCGTGTTGGAGGATGCGGACATCGACCTTGCGGTGAAGACCTGCATCACCGGGCGTCTGTACAACAACGGCCAGACCTGTGTGAACGCGAAACGCTTCATCGTGGCGGACAAGGTCTACGATGCCTTTGTGAAAGACTACGTCAGGGCCATGGAAAATGTGACTCTGGGCGATCCGACCGAGGCCGACACGGATCTCGGGCCGATGGCGCGCAAGGACCTGCGCGACACCCTGCACCAGCAGGTGCGTGAGAGCGTCGCCAAGGGCGCGACCATCGCCACCGGCGGCTCGGTCCCGGAGGTCACAGGCTACTACTACCCGGCCACCGTGCTGACAGACGTCCATCCCGGCCAGCCCGCCTATGACGAGGAACTCTTCGGCCCCGTGGCGTCGGTGATCCGGGCGCGCGACGACGCGGATGCCATGCGGATCGCCAACGACAGCCGCTTCGGTCTGGGTGGTGGCATCTTCAGCCGCGACGAGGACCGAGCGATCGCGCTGGCGAAAACCCATTTCGACACTGGCATGGTCTTCATCAACCATTTCAATCTCGCGACGCCGGAAATGCCCTTCGGCGGTGTCAAAGACAGTGGATACGGGCGCGAACACGGCGGTTTCGGCATGCTGGAATTCGTCAACGCCAAGGCCATCGCTCTGCCGGGGCTGAAATGA
- a CDS encoding sarcosine oxidase subunit delta, with protein MIIDHPLLGPRDASEFVYKGDAALIHRPDGMAEDALEAFIDYGYLRDNPAGEHRELWFHEQGDRSWLVVTRNTLTHEIASVELARDVARREGRNK; from the coding sequence ATGATCATCGACCACCCCCTCCTCGGGCCGCGCGACGCCTCGGAATTCGTCTACAAGGGCGATGCCGCGCTGATCCACCGTCCCGACGGCATGGCCGAGGACGCGCTCGAGGCCTTCATCGACTACGGCTACCTGCGCGACAACCCGGCGGGCGAACACCGCGAGCTGTGGTTCCACGAACAGGGCGACCGCTCTTGGCTGGTCGTCACCCGCAACACGCTGACGCATGAGATCGCCTCGGTCGAACTGGCCCGCGACGTGGCCCGCCGGGAAGGACGCAACAAATGA
- a CDS encoding TetR/AcrR family transcriptional regulator: MCQAARETLVLDSAIALLREHGPDAVTMAEIARRAGMSKRTLYTLYSSREELLGAGLERMSCTLFRALGPDDRAASLEDRLRILLTFNPKKEPPAVVIEMLRAVIAGARTYPEMGRSLSRSGPGQVAVLLRAELERAVAAGEVALDPAEVEGAAELLVDMVVGNAIPALLNPDHLPRDPEAQAARRDRAIRIFLNGVRPR; this comes from the coding sequence ATGTGCCAGGCCGCGCGCGAGACGCTGGTTCTGGATTCCGCCATTGCATTGTTGCGCGAACATGGGCCGGACGCGGTCACCATGGCCGAGATCGCCCGCCGCGCAGGCATGTCGAAGCGCACGCTTTACACCCTGTACAGCAGTCGCGAGGAATTGCTGGGCGCCGGGCTGGAACGCATGAGCTGCACCCTGTTCCGCGCACTTGGGCCGGACGACCGGGCTGCCTCGCTGGAAGACCGGCTGCGTATCCTGTTGACCTTCAATCCCAAGAAAGAACCGCCCGCCGTGGTGATCGAGATGCTGCGCGCGGTGATCGCCGGGGCGCGCACCTATCCCGAAATGGGCCGCAGCCTGTCGCGATCGGGCCCCGGGCAGGTTGCGGTGCTGCTGCGCGCGGAACTGGAGCGCGCGGTCGCGGCAGGCGAGGTAGCGCTCGATCCGGCAGAGGTCGAGGGCGCCGCCGAACTGCTGGTCGACATGGTGGTGGGCAATGCCATTCCGGCGCTTCTGAACCCCGACCACCTGCCCCGCGATCCCGAGGCGCAGGCCGCCCGCCGCGACCGCGCGATCCGCATCTTCCTGAACGGCGTCCGCCCGCGCTGA
- a CDS encoding sarcosine oxidase subunit beta family protein has translation MRYSGWKVIKEALTGHRGWGPAWRDATPKADYDTIIIGGGGHGLATAYYLAKHFKQSRIAVLEKGWIGGGNVGRNTTIIRSNYLLDGNEPFYEFSLKLWEGLEQELNYNAMVSQRGILNLIHSDAQRDAFIRRGNAMMLNGADADLLTTAQIKERYPFLNTEDARFPIKGGLAQHRGGTVRHDAVAWGYARGADMHGVDIIQNCEVTGFRIEDGAVKGVETTRGYIGAKKVASCVAGSSSRVMEKAGMRLPIESHVLQAFVSEGLKPVLPGVITFGAGHFYCSQSDKGGLVFGGDIDGYNSYAQRGNLPVIEDVAEGGMAIFPMLGRARLLRMWGGVMDMSMDGSPIIDRTHIDGLYFNGGWCYGGFKATPASGFAYAHLLATDTPHETATAYRFDRFARGRMIDEKGMGNQPNLH, from the coding sequence ATGCGTTACTCTGGCTGGAAAGTCATCAAAGAGGCCCTCACGGGCCACCGCGGCTGGGGCCCCGCATGGCGGGACGCCACGCCCAAAGCGGACTACGATACCATTATCATCGGCGGCGGCGGACACGGGCTGGCGACGGCCTACTACCTAGCCAAGCACTTCAAGCAGTCCCGCATCGCGGTGCTGGAGAAGGGTTGGATCGGCGGCGGCAACGTGGGCCGGAACACGACCATCATCCGGTCGAACTACCTGCTGGACGGCAACGAACCCTTCTACGAATTCTCGCTGAAGCTCTGGGAAGGGCTGGAGCAGGAGTTGAACTACAACGCGATGGTCAGCCAGCGCGGCATCCTGAACCTGATCCACTCCGACGCGCAGCGCGACGCCTTCATCCGGCGCGGCAACGCGATGATGCTGAACGGTGCCGACGCCGACCTGCTGACCACCGCGCAGATCAAGGAGCGCTATCCCTTCCTGAACACCGAGGACGCGCGCTTTCCCATCAAGGGCGGGCTGGCGCAGCATCGCGGCGGCACGGTGCGCCACGACGCGGTCGCCTGGGGCTATGCGCGCGGCGCCGACATGCATGGCGTCGACATCATCCAGAACTGCGAGGTCACCGGCTTCCGGATCGAGGATGGCGCGGTCAAGGGCGTCGAGACGACGCGCGGCTATATCGGCGCGAAGAAGGTCGCCTCCTGCGTGGCGGGGTCTTCCTCGCGGGTGATGGAGAAGGCGGGCATGCGCCTGCCCATCGAAAGCCATGTCCTGCAGGCCTTCGTCTCGGAGGGGCTGAAGCCGGTGCTGCCGGGGGTCATCACCTTCGGCGCGGGCCACTTCTATTGCAGCCAGTCCGACAAGGGCGGGCTGGTTTTCGGCGGCGACATCGACGGCTACAATTCCTACGCGCAGCGCGGCAACCTGCCGGTGATCGAGGACGTGGCCGAGGGCGGCATGGCGATCTTCCCGATGCTGGGGCGGGCGCGGCTGTTGCGGATGTGGGGTGGCGTCATGGACATGTCGATGGACGGCTCTCCAATCATCGACCGCACCCATATCGACGGGCTCTATTTCAACGGCGGCTGGTGCTACGGCGGCTTCAAGGCGACGCCCGCGAGCGGCTTTGCCTATGCGCATCTGCTGGCCACCGACACACCGCACGAAACTGCCACGGCCTATCGCTTCGACCGTTTCGCTCGTGGGCGGATGATCGACGAAAAGGGCATGGGCAACCAGCCCAACCTGCACTGA
- a CDS encoding efflux RND transporter permease subunit produces MARFFIDRPVFAWVISILIMGVGLLSVFTLPVAQYPQIAPPSVRISASYPGASAETVANTVTQIIEQQMTGLDGMRYMSSSSTSAGTASVTLTFESGVDADVAQVQVQNKLAQATPLLPETVQRLGVRVQKASSSFFMVIGLISEDGRMDQSDLSDYLNSNLVDAFSRIEGVGGAQVFGAQYAMRIWLDPNKMAAFEMTPSDVVAAVSAQNAQISAGAFGTLPAPEGQQLNATITAQSLLSTPEDFRNIVLRSETDGGLVLLQDVARVEIGAENYSAIALYNGQPASGMALNLATGANALDTAELVKERIEEYSEFFPEGVKYVIPYDTTPFIEISIHEVQKTLFEAIGLVFLVMLLFLQNLRATLIPTLAVPVVILGTFAILSMAGFTINTLTMLAMVLAIGLLVDDAIVVVENVERIMEEEGLPPREATRKSMGQITGALIGIALVLSAVFVPMAFFGGSTGVIYRQFSITIVSAMALSVLVALTLTPALCATLLKSKHGPARGPGAWFNKGFDKLTGGYGATVGAVIKRPFRVLILYAAMGYGLVVLFENTPTGFLPAEDQGILMTLIQGPTGATAERTQRVVESVEEHFATAEAENVDSVFGVVGFSFAGQGQNMGLAFVRMKDWDERPSPAQSVQAVAGRAFPAFMGIRDAQVFPIVPPSVIELGNVSGFDFYLQALGGQTHEQLLEARNQFLGMAAQSPLIGSARPSGLEDAAQFKLDIDWRAAGAVGVTPANVGTTLNIAWAGTYVNDFNDNGRIKRVYVQGEADSRATPADLQKWRVRNASGELVPFANFTSESWEYGPQGLTRYNGIPSMQVQGSPAAGVSTGEAIAEVERIVAQLPPGYGVAWTGLSLEELESGGSAGMLYALSLAAIFLCLAALYESWAIPFSVMLAMPIGVLGTMGAAYWFGFENGVFFQVGLLTVIGLTGKNAILIVEFARERFEAGEDLYTAVKEAAKQRFRPIIMTSLAFSLGVVPLVLSSGAGAGGRTAVGSAVLGGTITGTVLGVIFVPLFFVIVARIFNRKRVAAQKGAAAPESA; encoded by the coding sequence ATGGCCCGCTTTTTCATCGACCGGCCCGTCTTTGCCTGGGTCATCTCGATCCTCATTATGGGGGTCGGGCTGCTGTCGGTCTTCACCCTGCCGGTGGCGCAATATCCGCAGATCGCGCCGCCCTCGGTGCGCATCAGCGCAAGCTATCCCGGCGCCTCGGCCGAGACGGTGGCCAATACCGTCACGCAGATCATCGAACAGCAGATGACCGGGCTGGATGGCATGCGCTACATGTCGTCCTCCTCGACCTCTGCCGGCACGGCCAGCGTCACGCTGACCTTCGAATCCGGCGTCGACGCCGACGTGGCGCAGGTGCAGGTGCAGAACAAGCTTGCGCAGGCCACGCCACTGCTGCCCGAGACGGTGCAGCGGCTGGGGGTGCGGGTGCAAAAGGCATCTTCGTCCTTTTTCATGGTGATCGGCCTGATCTCGGAAGACGGGCGGATGGACCAGTCCGACCTCTCGGACTACCTGAACTCGAACCTCGTGGACGCCTTCAGCCGGATCGAGGGCGTCGGCGGCGCGCAGGTCTTCGGCGCGCAATACGCCATGCGGATCTGGCTGGACCCCAACAAGATGGCGGCGTTTGAAATGACGCCATCCGATGTGGTGGCCGCGGTCTCGGCGCAGAACGCGCAGATTTCGGCGGGTGCCTTCGGCACGCTGCCCGCGCCCGAGGGCCAGCAGCTGAACGCCACGATCACCGCGCAGTCGCTGCTGTCGACGCCCGAGGATTTCCGCAATATCGTGCTGCGGTCGGAAACCGATGGCGGCCTGGTGCTGTTGCAGGACGTGGCGCGGGTGGAAATCGGGGCCGAGAACTACTCGGCCATCGCGCTGTACAACGGCCAGCCCGCCTCGGGCATGGCTCTGAACCTTGCAACCGGCGCCAACGCGCTGGACACCGCCGAACTGGTGAAAGAGCGGATCGAGGAATACAGCGAGTTCTTCCCCGAAGGCGTGAAATACGTCATCCCCTACGACACCACGCCCTTCATCGAGATCTCGATCCACGAGGTGCAGAAGACGCTCTTCGAGGCGATTGGTCTCGTGTTCCTCGTCATGCTGCTGTTCCTGCAGAACCTGCGCGCCACGCTGATCCCGACACTGGCGGTGCCGGTGGTCATCCTCGGCACCTTCGCGATCCTGTCGATGGCGGGTTTCACCATCAACACGCTGACCATGCTGGCCATGGTTCTGGCCATCGGCCTGCTGGTCGACGACGCCATCGTGGTGGTGGAAAACGTCGAGCGCATCATGGAGGAAGAGGGCCTGCCCCCGCGTGAGGCGACCCGCAAGAGCATGGGCCAGATCACCGGCGCCCTGATCGGCATCGCGCTGGTGTTGTCGGCGGTCTTCGTGCCCATGGCCTTCTTCGGCGGCTCGACGGGTGTGATCTACCGGCAATTCTCGATTACCATCGTCTCGGCCATGGCGCTGTCGGTGCTGGTGGCGCTGACGCTGACGCCCGCGCTTTGCGCGACGCTGCTGAAGTCCAAGCACGGGCCCGCACGCGGCCCCGGTGCGTGGTTCAACAAGGGTTTCGACAAGCTGACCGGCGGCTATGGCGCCACCGTGGGCGCCGTAATCAAGCGGCCCTTCCGGGTGCTGATCCTCTATGCGGCCATGGGTTATGGCCTTGTCGTGCTGTTCGAGAACACCCCGACCGGCTTCCTGCCCGCCGAGGATCAGGGCATCCTGATGACCCTGATCCAGGGGCCGACCGGCGCCACGGCAGAGCGCACCCAACGCGTGGTCGAATCCGTCGAAGAGCACTTCGCCACCGCCGAGGCCGAGAACGTCGACTCTGTCTTCGGCGTCGTGGGCTTCAGCTTCGCGGGGCAGGGGCAGAACATGGGCCTCGCCTTCGTACGGATGAAGGATTGGGACGAACGCCCCTCGCCCGCGCAGTCGGTGCAGGCGGTGGCCGGCCGCGCCTTCCCGGCTTTCATGGGCATCCGCGACGCGCAGGTGTTTCCCATCGTGCCGCCCTCGGTGATCGAGCTTGGCAACGTCTCGGGCTTCGACTTCTACCTTCAGGCGCTTGGCGGCCAGACCCACGAGCAGCTTCTGGAGGCGCGCAACCAGTTCCTCGGCATGGCGGCGCAAAGCCCGCTGATCGGCTCTGCCCGGCCTTCGGGGCTGGAGGATGCGGCGCAGTTCAAGCTGGACATCGACTGGCGCGCGGCGGGCGCGGTGGGCGTGACGCCCGCCAATGTCGGCACCACGCTCAACATCGCATGGGCCGGGACCTACGTGAACGATTTCAACGACAACGGTCGGATCAAGCGGGTCTACGTGCAGGGCGAGGCAGACAGCCGCGCCACGCCCGCCGACCTTCAGAAGTGGCGGGTCAGGAACGCGAGCGGCGAACTGGTGCCCTTCGCCAACTTCACCTCGGAAAGCTGGGAGTACGGGCCGCAGGGCCTGACGCGCTACAACGGCATCCCGTCGATGCAGGTGCAGGGCTCTCCGGCGGCGGGCGTATCGACGGGCGAGGCCATCGCCGAGGTCGAGCGCATCGTGGCGCAACTGCCGCCAGGTTACGGCGTGGCATGGACCGGCCTGTCGCTGGAGGAACTGGAATCCGGCGGCTCTGCCGGGATGCTCTATGCGCTCTCGCTGGCGGCGATCTTCCTGTGCCTTGCGGCGCTCTATGAAAGCTGGGCGATCCCCTTCTCGGTCATGCTGGCCATGCCCATCGGCGTTCTGGGGACCATGGGCGCGGCCTACTGGTTCGGCTTCGAGAACGGCGTGTTTTTCCAGGTCGGCCTGCTGACGGTCATCGGCCTGACCGGCAAGAACGCCATCCTGATCGTGGAATTCGCCCGCGAACGCTTTGAGGCGGGGGAAGACCTGTACACGGCGGTGAAAGAGGCGGCCAAGCAGCGCTTCCGCCCGATCATCATGACCTCGCTGGCCTTCTCGCTGGGGGTGGTGCCGCTGGTGCTGTCCTCGGGCGCGGGTGCGGGCGGTCGGACGGCGGTCGGCTCTGCGGTGCTGGGCGGGACCATCACCGGCACCGTGCTGGGCGTGATCTTCGTGCCGCTGTTCTTCGTGATCGTGGCGCGGATCTTCAACCGCAAGCGTGTTGCCGCGCAGAAAGGCGCCGCGGCCCCCGAAAGCGCCTGA
- a CDS encoding sarcosine oxidase subunit alpha family protein, whose protein sequence is MTQENRVQGGLIDRSQTFKFRFDGREMTGHAGDTLASALLANGVRLMGRSFKYHRPRGPLTSGSEEPNAIVELREGARQEPNTRATTAELFDGLVAKSQNRWPSLAFDVMSVNDRLSSFFAAGFYYKTFMWPAAFWEKLYEPMIRRAAGLGSLSLKDDPDSYDKGFLHCDLLIVGAGPAGLAAALTAGNAGLRVVLADEDFTMGGRLNAESFALGDQAGHAWAAETVARLQAMPNVRVMARTTVQGAFDHGVYGAVERVSDHLAVPQAGQPRQILWRIYAKRCLLTAGAIERPIAFENNDRPGIMLAGALRAYVNRWAAAPARRVAIFTNNDDGHRTALDLKAKSVEVAAVIDTRPGQGHADYEVLHGEIMDTAGRRGLTGVTVRLADGGTRTLDCGALGVSGGWNPNLGLTCHQRGRPSWDEGIAAFVPGDTLPGGMSVAGAARGLFSTHAALTSGAEAATRIASDLGHDATAPDLPRAEDAPVNITAFWHVRDAKRAWIDQQNDVTAKDVKLAHQENFVSVEHLKRYTTLGMATDQGKTSNMGGLAIMAEIAGKGIPQVGTTIYRPPFTPIAMGTLAGRSRGKDFRPVRKTPSHVYAEEQGAVFVEVGNWLRAQWFPRKGETEWRQSVDREVLQTRKSVGICDVTTLGKIDVQGADAAEFLNRIYCNAFAKLAVGRTRYGLMLREDGIAMDDGTAARLAEDHFVVTTTTANAVGVYRHMEFVRQCLFPDMDVQLISTTEAWAQFSVAGPNARKLLQKVVDPEFDISNEGFPFMACGEITVCGGLRARLFRISFSGELAYEIAVPTRYGDALIRRLMREGREFDAVVYGTEALGVMRIEKGHAAGNELNGTTTALNLGMGRMVSAKKDSIGAVLSRREGLNEEDALKLVGFKPVDPSRKVPAGSHLMTRGDPVDAAHDQGYVTSACYSPNLGHHIAIGYLKSGDTRLGETVRLVSPLTGLDHEVEVVSAHFVDPEGERLRA, encoded by the coding sequence ATGACCCAGGAAAACCGAGTTCAGGGCGGTCTGATCGACCGCTCGCAGACCTTCAAGTTCCGCTTCGACGGGCGCGAGATGACCGGCCATGCGGGCGACACGCTGGCTTCGGCCCTTCTGGCCAACGGCGTGCGCCTGATGGGCCGCAGCTTCAAGTACCACCGCCCGCGCGGCCCGCTGACTTCGGGGTCCGAAGAGCCCAACGCCATCGTCGAGCTGCGCGAGGGTGCGCGGCAGGAACCCAACACCCGCGCCACCACCGCCGAACTGTTCGACGGGCTGGTGGCCAAGTCGCAGAACCGCTGGCCCTCGCTCGCCTTCGACGTGATGTCGGTGAACGACCGCCTGTCCAGCTTCTTCGCCGCCGGGTTCTACTACAAGACCTTCATGTGGCCCGCGGCCTTCTGGGAAAAGCTCTACGAGCCGATGATCCGCCGCGCGGCCGGGCTGGGCAGCCTCAGCCTGAAGGACGATCCCGACAGCTACGACAAGGGGTTCCTGCACTGCGATCTGCTGATCGTCGGCGCCGGTCCCGCCGGTCTGGCCGCCGCGTTGACAGCTGGCAACGCCGGGCTGCGGGTGGTCCTCGCCGACGAGGACTTCACCATGGGCGGACGGCTGAACGCCGAGAGTTTCGCGTTGGGCGATCAGGCCGGGCACGCATGGGCCGCCGAGACGGTGGCACGGCTGCAGGCCATGCCCAACGTCCGCGTGATGGCGCGCACCACTGTGCAGGGCGCCTTCGACCACGGCGTCTACGGCGCGGTCGAGCGGGTCAGCGACCACCTCGCGGTGCCGCAGGCGGGCCAGCCCCGGCAGATCCTCTGGCGGATCTACGCCAAGCGGTGCTTGTTGACGGCGGGCGCGATCGAGCGGCCCATCGCCTTCGAGAACAACGACCGCCCCGGCATCATGCTGGCGGGGGCGCTGCGCGCCTACGTCAATCGCTGGGCCGCCGCGCCCGCACGCCGCGTGGCAATCTTCACCAACAACGACGACGGCCACCGCACGGCGCTGGACCTGAAGGCGAAAAGCGTCGAAGTCGCCGCCGTGATCGACACCCGGCCCGGTCAGGGCCATGCGGATTACGAGGTCCTGCACGGCGAGATCATGGACACCGCAGGCCGACGCGGGCTGACCGGCGTCACCGTCCGTCTGGCCGATGGCGGCACACGGACGCTCGACTGCGGCGCGCTTGGCGTCTCGGGCGGGTGGAACCCGAACCTTGGCCTGACCTGCCACCAGCGCGGGCGGCCGTCGTGGGATGAGGGCATCGCCGCCTTCGTGCCCGGCGACACCCTGCCCGGCGGCATGAGCGTCGCGGGCGCGGCGCGCGGGCTGTTCTCGACCCATGCCGCGCTGACCTCGGGCGCCGAGGCGGCGACGCGCATTGCGTCCGACCTCGGGCATGACGCCACCGCCCCCGACCTGCCACGGGCCGAGGACGCGCCGGTGAACATCACCGCCTTCTGGCACGTCCGCGACGCCAAGCGCGCGTGGATCGACCAGCAGAACGATGTCACCGCCAAGGACGTGAAACTGGCGCATCAGGAGAACTTCGTCTCCGTCGAGCACCTGAAGCGCTACACGACGCTGGGCATGGCCACCGATCAGGGCAAGACCTCGAACATGGGCGGCCTCGCCATCATGGCCGAGATCGCCGGCAAGGGCATCCCGCAGGTCGGCACCACGATCTACCGCCCGCCCTTCACGCCCATCGCCATGGGCACGCTGGCGGGCCGGTCGCGCGGCAAGGACTTCCGTCCGGTGCGCAAGACCCCCAGCCACGTCTACGCCGAAGAGCAGGGCGCGGTCTTCGTCGAGGTCGGCAACTGGCTGCGGGCGCAGTGGTTTCCCCGCAAGGGTGAGACCGAGTGGCGCCAGAGCGTCGACCGCGAAGTGCTTCAGACCCGCAAGTCGGTGGGCATCTGCGATGTCACCACGCTGGGCAAGATCGACGTGCAGGGCGCGGATGCGGCAGAGTTCCTGAACCGCATCTACTGCAACGCCTTCGCCAAGCTGGCCGTGGGCCGCACCCGCTACGGGCTGATGCTGCGCGAGGACGGGATCGCCATGGACGACGGCACCGCCGCGCGTCTGGCCGAGGATCACTTCGTCGTCACCACCACCACCGCCAACGCCGTGGGCGTCTATCGCCACATGGAATTCGTGCGCCAGTGCCTGTTCCCGGACATGGACGTGCAGCTGATTTCCACGACCGAGGCATGGGCACAGTTCTCCGTCGCCGGACCGAACGCCCGCAAGCTCCTGCAAAAGGTGGTGGACCCCGAGTTCGACATCTCGAACGAGGGCTTCCCCTTCATGGCTTGCGGCGAGATCACCGTCTGTGGCGGGCTGCGCGCGCGGCTCTTCCGGATCTCTTTCTCGGGCGAACTGGCCTATGAGATCGCGGTGCCCACCCGCTACGGCGACGCGCTGATCCGCCGCCTGATGCGCGAGGGGCGCGAGTTCGACGCGGTCGTCTACGGCACCGAGGCGCTTGGCGTCATGCGGATCGAAAAGGGCCACGCGGCGGGCAACGAGCTGAACGGCACCACCACGGCGCTGAACCTTGGCATGGGGCGCATGGTCTCTGCCAAGAAGGACTCCATCGGCGCGGTCCTGTCCCGCCGCGAGGGCCTGAACGAGGAAGACGCGCTGAAACTGGTGGGCTTCAAGCCGGTCGATCCGTCCAGGAAGGTCCCCGCCGGGTCGCACCTGATGACGCGCGGCGACCCCGTCGATGCGGCGCACGATCAGGGCTATGTCACCTCGGCCTGCTACTCGCCCAACCTTGGGCATCACATCGCCATCGGCTACCTCAAGTCCGGCGACACGCGGCTGGGCGAAACCGTCCGGCTGGTCTCTCCGCTGACCGGTCTCGACCACGAGGTCGAGGTTGTCAGCGCCCATTTCGTCGACCCTGAAGGAGAGCGTCTCCGTGCATGA
- a CDS encoding efflux RND transporter periplasmic adaptor subunit, whose product MPQSSTRSLLFVFLLMLVAAPVLAQQGGERPPQPVTVVTLEARDITLTAALPGRVAASGVAEVRPQVSGIVIERLFDEGKPVKKGAALYQIDAATYEASKAAAEAGLAQAEAQLRAAQREEERQQELRDRNVSSQQVLDDAIAARDVAQAAVKVAEAQVLASSIDLERTTIRAPIAGTVGLSQTTQGALVTSGQANALTVIRQLDPVYVDVTQSASEILKWRRSGQQVAEEEGAEVFLRLADGETYEHSGILAAAEPHVNEQTGVIVLRLEFPNPDEFLLPGMYVQVEMPQAVVQGAILAPQEGVTRDRRGRPVAMVVNAENVVETRELTVQRDQGADWVVTGGLSAGDRIIVEGLQKVSPGMVVAPEERALAMNAAASAD is encoded by the coding sequence ATGCCCCAGTCTTCCACCCGTTCGCTGCTGTTCGTCTTTCTTCTGATGCTGGTCGCGGCGCCGGTTCTTGCCCAGCAGGGCGGCGAGCGACCGCCGCAGCCGGTCACCGTCGTCACGCTCGAGGCGCGTGACATCACCCTGACCGCCGCCCTGCCGGGGCGGGTGGCTGCCTCTGGCGTGGCCGAGGTCCGCCCGCAGGTCAGCGGCATCGTGATCGAGCGGCTGTTCGACGAGGGCAAGCCGGTCAAGAAGGGCGCCGCGCTGTACCAGATCGACGCAGCCACCTACGAGGCCTCCAAGGCCGCCGCCGAGGCCGGGCTGGCGCAGGCCGAGGCGCAGCTGCGCGCGGCGCAGCGCGAGGAAGAACGCCAGCAGGAGTTGCGAGACCGCAACGTCAGCAGCCAACAGGTGCTGGACGATGCCATCGCCGCCCGCGACGTGGCCCAGGCTGCGGTGAAGGTGGCCGAGGCGCAGGTTCTGGCCTCCAGCATCGACCTTGAGCGCACCACCATCCGCGCGCCCATCGCCGGGACCGTGGGTCTCAGCCAGACCACGCAGGGGGCACTGGTGACATCCGGTCAGGCCAATGCGCTGACGGTGATCCGCCAGCTTGACCCGGTCTATGTGGACGTGACGCAATCCGCCTCCGAGATCCTGAAATGGCGCCGCTCGGGCCAGCAGGTGGCCGAGGAAGAGGGCGCCGAGGTCTTCCTGCGCCTTGCCGACGGCGAGACCTACGAACACTCCGGCATCCTTGCCGCCGCCGAACCACATGTGAACGAGCAGACCGGCGTGATCGTGCTGCGGCTGGAATTCCCGAACCCCGACGAATTCCTGCTGCCCGGGATGTACGTGCAGGTGGAGATGCCGCAGGCGGTGGTCCAAGGCGCGATCCTCGCCCCGCAAGAGGGTGTGACCCGCGACCGCCGGGGCCGTCCCGTCGCCATGGTGGTCAATGCCGAGAACGTGGTCGAAACGCGCGAATTGACCGTGCAGCGCGATCAGGGCGCCGACTGGGTCGTGACCGGCGGGCTCTCCGCTGGCGACCGCATCATCGTGGAGGGTCTGCAAAAGGTTTCTCCCGGCATGGTGGTGGCCCCCGAAGAGCGCGCACTGGCTATGAACGCCGCCGCGTCCGCAGACTGA